Proteins encoded by one window of Ramlibacter tataouinensis:
- a CDS encoding right-handed parallel beta-helix repeat-containing protein, whose translation MSAVLAACGGGGGGDVASSATGADVATSGLSPSSPAPAPAPAGISLTNYGGVCDGRTDNNAAISRGIADTKAKGLALLIPAGQCNFSSVIQLDGGKIAGAGPTSVLYATNWQQASIYMRGNAPSVTKVKLTGAPAPGRVPNWESTKIMIWGATNFVIDGVTIENSPAASIQTLRKANRGLITNNTIRNSLSDSIHLTDGASDITVENNVIDGSGDDGIAVVSYQGDGTPVSNVTARNNIVRGNKWGRNMSVLGGRNILYENNLLQNNSQWACLYFAQETPWNTFNVIGATAQRNTLQNCGNVSNGHGAVLIFSDGSYNGGAPNDDIKVISNDIIQDGRNGFNWWGPQTNVRLENNRYTGSGPAYAGNGPGVTVVPHGGGTVGYVAP comes from the coding sequence ATGTCCGCCGTTCTGGCGGCCTGCGGCGGCGGCGGTGGCGGCGACGTGGCCAGCTCGGCAACCGGCGCCGACGTGGCCACCTCGGGCCTCTCGCCGTCGTCTCCTGCTCCGGCCCCTGCGCCCGCGGGGATCAGCCTGACCAACTACGGCGGCGTGTGCGACGGCCGCACCGACAACAACGCGGCCATCTCGCGCGGCATCGCGGACACCAAGGCCAAGGGCCTGGCGCTGCTGATCCCGGCCGGCCAGTGCAACTTCAGCTCGGTCATCCAGCTGGACGGCGGCAAGATCGCCGGCGCCGGCCCGACCTCCGTCCTGTACGCCACCAACTGGCAGCAAGCCTCGATCTACATGCGCGGCAACGCGCCCAGCGTGACCAAGGTGAAGCTCACCGGGGCGCCGGCGCCCGGTCGCGTGCCCAACTGGGAGTCCACCAAGATCATGATCTGGGGCGCCACCAACTTCGTGATCGACGGCGTGACCATCGAGAACTCGCCGGCCGCCAGCATCCAGACGCTTCGGAAGGCCAACCGCGGGCTGATCACCAACAACACGATCCGCAACTCGCTGTCCGACTCGATCCACCTGACCGACGGCGCCAGCGACATCACGGTGGAGAACAACGTGATCGACGGCAGCGGCGACGACGGCATCGCCGTGGTCAGCTACCAGGGTGACGGCACGCCGGTGAGCAACGTCACGGCGCGCAACAACATCGTGCGCGGCAACAAGTGGGGCCGCAACATGAGCGTGCTCGGCGGCCGCAACATCCTGTACGAGAACAACCTCCTGCAGAACAACTCGCAGTGGGCCTGCCTCTACTTCGCGCAGGAAACGCCGTGGAACACGTTCAACGTGATCGGCGCCACCGCCCAGCGCAACACGCTGCAGAACTGCGGCAACGTGAGCAACGGCCACGGCGCGGTGCTGATCTTCTCGGACGGCAGCTACAACGGCGGCGCACCGAACGACGACATCAAGGTGATCTCCAACGACATCATCCAGGACGGCCGCAACGGCTTCAACTGGTGGGGCCCGCAGACGAACGTGCGCCTGGAGAACAACCGCTACACCGGTAGCGGCCCGGCCTACGCGGGCAACGGCCCCGGCGTGACCGTCGTCCCGCATGGCGGCGGCACGGTGGGCTACGTGGCCCCTTGA
- a CDS encoding right-handed parallel beta-helix repeat-containing protein, with amino-acid sequence MQYPSQQKSSLHNRLALSALMAAVLAGCGGGGDEFVADASAADGDLSAQMLAANPNANPNAPGQLKKNPPAPAPAPAPAPAPAPAPAPAPAPAPAPAPAPAPAPAPAPAPAGISLTNYGGVCDGRTDNNAAISRGIADTKAKGLALLIPAGQCNFSSVIQLDGGKIAGAGPTSVLYATNWQQASIYMRGNAPSVTKVKLTGAPAPGRVPNWESTKIMIWGATNFVIDGVTIENSPAASIQTLRKANRGLITNNTIRNSLSDSIHLTDGASDITVENNVIDGSGDDGIAVVSYQGDGTPVSNVTARNNIVRGNKWGRNMSVLGGRNILYENNLLQNNSQWACLYFAQETPWNTFNVIGATAQRNTLQNCGNVSNGHGAVLIFSDGSYNGGAPNDDIKVISNDIIQDGRNGFNWWGPQTNVRLENNRYTGSGPAYAGNGPGVTVVRYSSGPVGYVAP; translated from the coding sequence ATGCAGTACCCATCCCAACAGAAATCCTCCCTCCACAACCGCCTTGCCCTGTCCGCGCTGATGGCCGCCGTGCTGGCCGGCTGCGGCGGCGGCGGCGACGAGTTCGTGGCCGATGCGTCGGCCGCCGACGGCGACCTCAGCGCCCAGATGCTGGCCGCCAACCCCAACGCCAACCCCAATGCGCCTGGCCAACTGAAGAAGAACCCACCTGCCCCGGCACCGGCCCCGGCACCGGCCCCGGCACCGGCCCCGGCGCCTGCTCCGGCGCCTGCTCCGGCCCCTGCGCCCGCGCCGGCCCCTGCACCCGCTCCGGCCCCGGCCCCTGCGCCCGCGGGGATCAGCCTGACCAACTACGGCGGCGTGTGCGACGGCCGCACCGACAACAACGCGGCCATCTCGCGCGGCATCGCGGACACCAAGGCCAAGGGCCTGGCGCTGCTGATCCCGGCCGGCCAGTGCAACTTCAGCTCGGTCATCCAGCTGGACGGCGGCAAGATCGCCGGCGCCGGCCCGACCTCCGTCCTGTACGCCACCAACTGGCAGCAAGCCTCGATCTACATGCGCGGCAACGCGCCCAGCGTGACCAAGGTGAAGCTCACCGGGGCGCCGGCGCCCGGTCGCGTGCCCAACTGGGAGTCCACCAAGATCATGATCTGGGGCGCCACCAACTTCGTGATCGACGGCGTGACCATCGAGAACTCGCCGGCCGCCAGCATCCAGACGCTTCGGAAGGCCAACCGCGGGCTGATCACCAACAACACGATCCGCAACTCGCTGTCCGACTCGATCCACCTGACCGACGGCGCCAGCGACATCACGGTGGAGAACAACGTGATCGACGGCAGCGGCGACGACGGCATCGCCGTGGTCAGCTACCAGGGTGACGGCACGCCGGTGAGCAACGTCACGGCGCGCAACAACATCGTGCGCGGCAACAAGTGGGGCCGCAACATGAGCGTGCTCGGCGGCCGCAACATCCTGTACGAGAACAACCTCCTGCAGAACAACTCGCAGTGGGCCTGCCTCTACTTCGCGCAGGAAACGCCGTGGAACACGTTCAACGTGATCGGCGCCACCGCCCAGCGCAACACGCTGCAGAACTGCGGCAACGTGAGCAACGGCCACGGCGCGGTGCTGATCTTCTCGGACGGCAGCTACAACGGCGGCGCACCGAACGACGACATCAAGGTGATCTCCAACGACATCATCCAGGACGGCCGCAACGGCTTCAACTGGTGGGGCCCGCAGACGAACGTGCGCCTGGAGAACAACCGCTACACCGGTAGCGGCCCGGCCTACGCGGGCAACGGCCCCGGCGTGACCGTCGTCCGGTACTCCAGCGGGCCGGTGGGCTACGTCGCCCCCTGA
- a CDS encoding right-handed parallel beta-helix repeat-containing protein produces MRLVDHGGVCDGVSDNSAALARALARARQLRLPVLVPDGPCAYADVIRVDGVTLTGSGPGSVLHALDWRRSAIFMSGAAPVVSHLRLTGAAAPSRRADWEMTRITVFGATDFVIDHVAIDGAAAAGIQTARGATRGRITNNVVRNTLSDGIHLTDGASHILVEGNLVESAGDDGIAVVSYRDDQVRVSHVTARRNVVRNNRWGRNMSVVGGEHVLYEDNLLQNNLAGWACLYIAQDGGDLATKGSRDVLARRNTLEQCGGVFTSHGAAMVFSAGQEANVRISLLDNDVRHPRRVGIRVVGPSSDVLLQSNRVTDAMWPLDVRDPAVRVIPYAGGPVGPAAR; encoded by the coding sequence GTGCGCCTGGTCGACCACGGCGGCGTCTGCGACGGCGTGTCGGACAACTCAGCCGCCCTGGCCCGGGCGCTGGCACGCGCCCGGCAGTTGCGCCTGCCCGTGCTCGTTCCGGACGGGCCGTGCGCATACGCGGACGTCATTCGGGTCGATGGCGTCACCCTGACCGGCTCGGGACCGGGCTCCGTGCTGCACGCGCTGGACTGGCGGCGCTCGGCCATCTTCATGTCGGGCGCGGCGCCGGTCGTCTCCCACCTTCGGCTGACGGGGGCGGCCGCGCCATCGCGCCGGGCCGATTGGGAGATGACCCGCATCACCGTGTTCGGCGCCACCGACTTCGTCATCGACCACGTCGCGATCGATGGCGCGGCCGCAGCGGGCATCCAGACCGCCCGAGGTGCCACGCGCGGGCGGATCACCAACAACGTGGTGCGCAACACGCTCTCCGACGGCATCCACTTGACGGATGGGGCCAGCCACATCCTGGTGGAAGGCAACCTGGTCGAATCGGCGGGGGATGACGGAATCGCCGTGGTCAGCTACCGCGACGACCAGGTTCGCGTCAGCCATGTCACGGCACGGCGCAACGTGGTGCGGAACAACCGGTGGGGCCGCAACATGAGCGTCGTCGGCGGGGAACATGTGCTGTATGAGGACAACCTGCTGCAGAACAACCTGGCCGGCTGGGCCTGCCTCTACATCGCCCAGGACGGCGGCGACCTGGCCACCAAGGGTTCGCGCGACGTGCTGGCCCGCCGCAACACGCTCGAGCAATGCGGAGGCGTCTTCACAAGCCACGGTGCAGCGATGGTCTTCAGCGCGGGGCAGGAGGCCAACGTCCGCATTTCGCTGCTCGACAACGACGTGCGGCATCCGCGACGCGTGGGCATCCGTGTAGTCGGCCCCAGTTCGGACGTGCTGCTGCAGTCCAACCGGGTCACCGACGCGATGTGGCCGCTCGACGTTCGCGACCCGGCCGTGCGCGTGATCCCCTACGCCGGCGGCCCCGTCGGCCCCGCCGCTCGTTGA
- a CDS encoding O-antigen polymerase, with amino-acid sequence MRKPEFPSASPAGPRALPWWTRPSTLSLLFVLPMLLVVYWAGSSELGGLAVRTRNYLSTQHLVLCLGLVVFSAMGAALGEGLQQRTVLQSCDEHLVRAAVCLGVVVLAAYVFWYRSLILDPSVMLRILTGALKPERDEIGRVVGITSLVNCAAPFFSLAGYLVFVRKVRGGVLKALVVLLLLFTFFRAYIWSERLATAEALIPLVLALLLAMPRPTAEQPVRRLLYGLGPYAALPVVFLFFAVAEYFRSWTFYQDRMAFWEFALGRFVSYYYTALNNGAGMLATTEWPSWKFENVLNWLHAFPLGIGAWFAEAVGATTETGDLFLQRYGDPEFNSGSSFLGVTLDLGVGGAILYFALSAFCGGILYSRYRRGDTLALMLYPSVLVAIFESFRYCYWGTSRAFVWLLGAVVVLAALWAWGALGATRSSHDAARRFAS; translated from the coding sequence ATGCGAAAGCCTGAGTTTCCCAGTGCTTCGCCGGCAGGCCCGCGCGCGCTGCCCTGGTGGACGCGTCCGTCCACCCTGAGCCTGCTGTTCGTCCTGCCCATGCTGCTGGTGGTGTACTGGGCCGGGAGCAGCGAACTTGGCGGGCTTGCCGTGCGAACGCGCAACTACTTGTCGACCCAGCACCTGGTCCTGTGCCTCGGATTGGTGGTCTTCTCGGCAATGGGAGCCGCGCTGGGCGAAGGCCTGCAGCAGCGCACGGTTCTCCAGAGCTGCGACGAGCACCTGGTTCGCGCCGCGGTGTGCCTGGGCGTCGTGGTGCTCGCCGCCTACGTGTTCTGGTATCGGTCACTGATCCTGGACCCGTCCGTGATGCTGCGCATCCTGACGGGCGCGCTCAAGCCGGAACGCGACGAGATCGGCAGGGTCGTGGGCATCACCTCGCTGGTCAACTGTGCCGCGCCGTTCTTCTCGCTGGCGGGTTACCTGGTCTTCGTGCGCAAGGTGCGCGGCGGCGTCCTGAAGGCGCTGGTGGTCCTGCTGCTGCTGTTCACGTTCTTCCGCGCCTACATCTGGTCCGAGCGCCTGGCGACGGCGGAAGCGCTCATTCCGCTGGTGCTTGCGCTGCTCCTGGCCATGCCCAGGCCCACGGCGGAGCAGCCCGTGCGCCGGCTGCTCTACGGTCTGGGTCCGTATGCGGCGCTGCCGGTCGTCTTCCTGTTCTTCGCGGTGGCGGAGTACTTCCGCAGCTGGACCTTCTACCAGGACCGCATGGCCTTCTGGGAGTTCGCCCTGGGCCGCTTCGTGAGCTACTACTACACGGCGCTCAACAACGGAGCCGGCATGCTGGCCACCACGGAGTGGCCGAGCTGGAAGTTCGAGAACGTGCTGAACTGGCTGCACGCGTTCCCGCTCGGCATCGGGGCCTGGTTTGCCGAGGCGGTGGGGGCCACGACCGAGACCGGCGATCTCTTCCTGCAGCGGTACGGCGACCCGGAGTTCAACTCGGGTTCCAGCTTCCTGGGGGTCACGCTGGACCTGGGGGTGGGCGGAGCCATCCTGTACTTCGCCCTGTCGGCGTTCTGTGGCGGCATCCTGTACTCGCGTTATAGACGGGGCGACACCCTCGCGTTGATGCTGTACCCGTCCGTTCTGGTCGCGATCTTCGAAAGCTTCCGCTACTGCTATTGGGGCACGTCGCGGGCATTCGTCTGGCTCCTGGGGGCCGTCGTCGTGCTGGCCGCGCTCTGGGCGTGGGGCGCGTTGGGCGCAACGAGATCGAGCCACGATGCGGCCCGGCGCTTTGCGTCCTGA
- a CDS encoding oligosaccharide flippase family protein, producing the protein MGNPLRVSAPLLHRFSDTGAKVAALAAAQGAIYSFPVVFAVVCARNLGAAQYGVVAFYTALTTFLCMFVEFGFDSIGVREVHSSHWRDRPAQILWNVTLAKLMISLPTCVVVLPILLATRSPAETSMSYAMVVYMVAFALEPGWYLRSLELMWSAALVALVSRGVGIAVLVKTVTAPEDLTLAMWAYAFVAWASAIVGWLLLHKYRLLKRPRIDVPQLRSLFRSGTAIVLGNLSGASITSGGVVALGAIADPVLTGAANIALRIRSAGLALLVPLGQFGYVRLSALMADRAAAVRFGRSLFYQLMACSVVIALVISSHVGSIVPFAYGPSQAPVAAFMLTSLIALSLPVCMAGALFGVQCLTLFHKERVYVLIEMAAAAIFFGLLIAFRGAPAGFGWALLAADVSAAVAAGLVLRRLALSDAKA; encoded by the coding sequence ATGGGCAATCCCCTGCGCGTCAGCGCACCCCTGTTGCATCGCTTCTCGGACACGGGCGCGAAGGTGGCCGCGCTGGCCGCGGCGCAAGGCGCCATCTACTCGTTCCCGGTGGTCTTCGCGGTGGTTTGCGCGCGCAACCTCGGCGCGGCCCAGTATGGCGTGGTCGCCTTCTACACGGCGCTCACGACCTTCCTGTGCATGTTCGTCGAGTTCGGGTTCGACTCCATCGGCGTGCGCGAGGTCCATTCGAGCCACTGGCGCGACCGTCCGGCGCAGATCTTGTGGAACGTCACGCTCGCCAAGCTCATGATCAGCCTGCCGACCTGTGTCGTGGTCCTGCCGATCCTCCTCGCCACCCGGAGCCCGGCCGAGACTTCGATGTCCTACGCGATGGTGGTCTACATGGTCGCCTTCGCCCTCGAGCCGGGCTGGTACCTTCGCTCGCTGGAGCTGATGTGGTCGGCTGCGCTCGTGGCCCTGGTGTCCCGCGGAGTCGGCATCGCTGTGCTGGTGAAGACGGTGACGGCGCCCGAAGACCTCACGCTGGCGATGTGGGCCTACGCCTTCGTCGCGTGGGCCAGCGCCATCGTCGGGTGGCTGCTGTTGCACAAGTACCGCTTGCTGAAGCGGCCGCGCATCGATGTCCCGCAGCTGCGCTCCCTGTTCAGGAGCGGCACGGCGATCGTGCTGGGCAACCTCAGCGGCGCCTCGATCACGAGCGGCGGGGTGGTTGCCCTCGGCGCGATTGCCGATCCGGTGTTGACCGGGGCCGCCAACATCGCCTTGCGGATCCGGTCTGCAGGACTCGCGCTTCTCGTGCCGCTGGGGCAGTTCGGCTACGTCCGCCTCAGCGCGTTGATGGCCGACCGTGCCGCCGCCGTGCGCTTCGGGCGTAGCCTGTTCTACCAGCTGATGGCCTGCAGCGTGGTGATCGCGCTGGTGATCAGCAGCCACGTTGGCAGCATCGTCCCGTTCGCCTACGGCCCCTCGCAGGCGCCGGTCGCCGCCTTCATGCTGACGAGCCTGATCGCGCTGAGCCTGCCGGTCTGCATGGCGGGAGCCCTGTTCGGCGTGCAGTGCCTGACCCTGTTCCACAAGGAACGTGTGTACGTCCTCATCGAGATGGCCGCTGCGGCCATCTTTTTCGGCCTGCTGATCGCATTCCGCGGCGCTCCCGCGGGGTTCGGCTGGGCGTTGCTCGCCGCCGATGTGTCGGCGGCCGTGGCGGCCGGGTTGGTGCTTCGCAGGCTCGCCCTGTCCGATGCGAAAGCCTGA
- a CDS encoding polysaccharide biosynthesis tyrosine autokinase has translation MPQTSPMTPNTALSRHDDQVVTFKRDRRIGQVLASLRGLDAASIERVLRHQRQHGGRFGETALSLGLASEEDIFEALAEQFEYPYLRDAAGFDSELVCASDPLGEDAHGFRELRAELVTGVLDRTVPRALAVVSPQRGDGRSYVAANLAIAFAQLGGRTLLIDADLQVPRQHALFRVDDSVGLSQLLAGRIAAEHVVQPSPVPGLLLLAAGPIPPNPAELLHRGSFAALIRELLAKFDYVVLDTSAASQGTEARILAAMAGAALVVARPHAARLAALQRLVAAVGKGPAALAGVVMNEH, from the coding sequence ATGCCGCAGACCAGCCCCATGACCCCCAACACGGCGCTCAGCCGGCACGACGACCAGGTCGTGACCTTCAAGCGCGACCGCCGGATCGGGCAAGTCCTGGCCAGCTTGCGGGGCCTGGATGCCGCCAGCATCGAACGCGTCCTGCGCCACCAGCGCCAGCATGGCGGCCGCTTCGGCGAAACGGCCCTTTCGCTGGGGCTGGCGTCGGAGGAAGACATCTTCGAGGCGCTGGCGGAACAGTTCGAGTACCCCTACCTGCGGGACGCAGCCGGGTTCGACAGCGAGCTGGTGTGCGCAAGCGACCCGCTGGGCGAAGACGCGCACGGCTTTCGGGAACTGCGCGCCGAGCTGGTGACCGGCGTGCTGGACCGGACGGTCCCGCGCGCCTTGGCGGTGGTCAGCCCGCAGCGCGGCGACGGGCGCAGCTACGTAGCGGCGAACCTGGCGATCGCCTTCGCCCAGCTTGGCGGAAGAACGCTGCTGATCGATGCCGACCTGCAGGTGCCGCGCCAGCACGCGCTGTTCCGGGTCGATGATTCGGTCGGGCTGAGCCAGCTGCTCGCGGGGCGGATCGCGGCGGAGCACGTGGTGCAGCCATCGCCCGTGCCCGGTCTGTTGCTGCTGGCCGCCGGCCCCATTCCGCCCAACCCGGCCGAACTGCTGCATCGCGGCTCCTTTGCCGCGCTCATCCGGGAGTTGCTGGCCAAGTTCGATTACGTGGTGCTCGATACCTCGGCCGCCAGCCAGGGCACCGAAGCGCGCATCCTCGCGGCCATGGCGGGGGCCGCCCTGGTGGTGGCTCGGCCCCATGCCGCGCGACTGGCGGCGTTGCAGCGCCTGGTGGCCGCCGTCGGGAAAGGTCCGGCGGCCTTGGCAGGTGTCGTGATGAACGAGCACTGA
- a CDS encoding glycosyltransferase family 4 protein, with protein sequence MSARIAIDGRFLTQRTTGVQRYAREIVRALDAAGIAGVDLELICPPGAERLALTHIRQTFRGVGRGQAWEQLQLPWFAAGRPLLCLCCLAPIFCRHRAVVVHDAAVFDVPEGFSPLFTAWYRVVLRALAASGAHLITDSEFSRGRLAPALHVTPGQIEVIGLGSDHVDRIEPDHSLADRLDGKPYVLAIGSLQPNKNIGTLEAAMQDPRLAHLKLVVAGGRSSRVFRAGPGNGGAPDVEYTGYVTDEQLVGLLQRALLFVFPSRYEGFGLPPLEAMRAGCPVLASNAASIPEACGEDAAVYFDPDDVGQLASAIARLAADEAERTRLIAAGRRRTEQMKWDGPARAVLDAVRKCAGTRAARQPSPQGDAAT encoded by the coding sequence TTGAGTGCACGCATTGCCATCGATGGACGGTTCCTGACCCAGAGAACGACCGGGGTGCAACGTTATGCCAGAGAGATCGTCCGTGCGCTGGATGCCGCCGGGATTGCCGGTGTCGACCTGGAGCTGATCTGCCCGCCCGGTGCCGAACGGCTGGCGCTGACGCACATCCGGCAGACTTTTCGCGGCGTGGGCCGCGGCCAAGCCTGGGAGCAGTTGCAATTGCCCTGGTTCGCCGCCGGCCGGCCCCTGCTGTGCCTGTGCTGCCTCGCGCCCATCTTCTGCAGGCACCGTGCGGTCGTGGTCCACGACGCCGCCGTCTTCGACGTGCCCGAGGGCTTCAGCCCGCTCTTCACGGCCTGGTACCGCGTCGTGCTGCGCGCGCTGGCGGCCAGCGGCGCCCACCTCATCACGGATTCGGAATTCTCCCGTGGTCGTTTGGCGCCGGCCTTGCACGTAACGCCCGGCCAGATCGAGGTCATCGGCTTGGGGTCCGACCATGTCGACCGCATCGAGCCCGACCACTCACTGGCCGACCGCCTGGACGGCAAACCGTATGTGCTCGCCATCGGCAGCCTGCAGCCCAACAAGAACATCGGCACGCTGGAGGCCGCGATGCAGGACCCGCGCCTGGCCCACCTCAAGCTTGTCGTCGCCGGCGGGCGGTCGTCTCGTGTTTTTCGTGCGGGCCCGGGGAATGGCGGCGCCCCGGATGTGGAGTACACCGGCTACGTGACGGATGAACAGCTGGTGGGCTTGCTGCAGCGTGCGCTCCTGTTCGTGTTCCCGTCGCGCTACGAGGGGTTCGGCCTGCCCCCGCTGGAAGCCATGCGCGCGGGCTGCCCGGTGCTGGCGTCGAATGCGGCATCCATCCCGGAAGCCTGCGGGGAGGACGCGGCGGTCTACTTCGACCCGGACGATGTGGGGCAACTCGCATCGGCCATCGCCCGCCTGGCCGCGGACGAGGCCGAACGGACCCGCCTGATCGCTGCCGGCCGACGCCGGACCGAGCAGATGAAGTGGGACGGCCCGGCCCGCGCCGTCCTGGATGCGGTGCGCAAGTGCGCCGGGACTCGCGCGGCCCGCCAGCCGAGTCCGCAGGGTGATGCGGCCACCTGA
- a CDS encoding glycosyltransferase family 2 protein, with product MSVVTPSYNTGAFIEETLRSVEQQDYPSVEHIVLDSGSTDGTFEILARHPGVRLITPAPQGLSAKMNLGFSKARGDIVCWLSADDYHLPGAIAKAVDALKRNPGAGMVYCNSLQVDEKGVEIGRTRSKQASLREMLRHNYVPLESVFVRREVLERIGPVETGYPLVQDWEWLIRICKQFPIVWVDDWWSANRVQPQQRSQLYKADVWRQMRAMTHGHGGAFLPVFWCYWGPKFLRAGRMLLTGQFPRFRTKLRTHLKSLGRRKETRKGLEY from the coding sequence GTGTCGGTCGTGACACCTTCATACAACACGGGCGCTTTCATCGAGGAAACCTTGAGAAGCGTGGAACAGCAGGATTACCCGAGCGTCGAACACATCGTGCTCGATTCCGGCTCGACTGACGGCACCTTCGAGATCCTCGCGCGCCATCCGGGCGTGCGCCTCATCACGCCGGCACCACAGGGCCTGAGCGCGAAGATGAACCTCGGCTTTTCGAAGGCCCGGGGGGACATCGTCTGCTGGCTGAGCGCGGACGACTACCACCTGCCTGGAGCCATTGCAAAGGCCGTCGACGCGTTGAAGCGCAATCCGGGGGCCGGGATGGTGTACTGCAACTCCTTGCAGGTCGACGAGAAGGGTGTGGAGATCGGCAGGACGCGCAGCAAGCAGGCGAGCTTGCGCGAGATGCTGCGGCACAACTACGTGCCCCTGGAGAGCGTCTTCGTGCGGCGCGAGGTCCTGGAGCGCATCGGCCCCGTCGAGACCGGCTATCCGCTCGTGCAGGACTGGGAATGGTTGATCAGGATCTGCAAGCAGTTTCCGATCGTGTGGGTCGACGACTGGTGGAGCGCCAACCGGGTGCAGCCGCAACAACGGTCGCAGCTCTACAAGGCCGATGTCTGGCGGCAGATGCGGGCCATGACGCACGGGCACGGCGGAGCTTTCCTGCCCGTGTTCTGGTGCTATTGGGGGCCCAAGTTCCTGCGGGCCGGCCGCATGCTGCTCACCGGGCAATTCCCGCGGTTCAGGACCAAGCTGCGAACGCACCTCAAGAGCCTCGGCCGGCGCAAGGAGACCCGCAAGGGGCTCGAATACTGA
- a CDS encoding glycosyltransferase family 2 protein, whose translation MSIIICNYNYGRFLRAAIDSALAQTYGKVEVIVVDDGSTDTSRAVIDEFAAKGAVKALYQDNQGQCSAYNAGFAASAGDIVLFLDADDLYLPEMAERVVAAIDANAAKAHFKLSFIGPQGELRSGQTPRVLAFGAVGDLLATKGVLYSSAPGSGNAYARRALAKLFPLPITEDRYCADFFTVYGSALNGTVVAVNAVLGRYRLHGSVDDEGASLAFANAATYNAPERLKARIATFRSHVRRQLGVDLPPRLVSFSTQKQEFVRDVFRDGRYLRRLWTGQQQFADLWHALRSSPDFSLLLKSCIAIWAVLVIVLPRAAALPLARYVTNPASR comes from the coding sequence GTGTCCATCATCATCTGCAACTACAACTACGGGCGGTTCCTGCGCGCCGCCATCGATTCGGCACTCGCGCAGACGTACGGGAAGGTGGAGGTCATCGTTGTCGACGACGGCTCGACCGACACCTCCCGGGCAGTGATCGATGAATTCGCCGCGAAAGGCGCGGTGAAGGCCCTCTATCAGGACAACCAGGGGCAGTGCTCCGCCTACAACGCCGGCTTCGCCGCTTCGGCCGGCGACATCGTGCTGTTCCTCGATGCGGACGACCTGTACCTGCCCGAAATGGCCGAGCGCGTGGTGGCTGCCATCGATGCGAATGCGGCGAAGGCCCACTTCAAACTTTCCTTCATCGGGCCGCAAGGGGAGCTGCGGTCTGGACAGACTCCGAGGGTCCTGGCATTCGGGGCCGTGGGCGACCTGCTGGCGACGAAAGGCGTCCTGTATTCATCCGCACCAGGGTCCGGAAACGCCTATGCACGCCGGGCGCTCGCGAAGCTTTTTCCGCTGCCCATCACCGAAGACAGGTATTGCGCGGACTTCTTCACGGTCTATGGGAGCGCCTTGAACGGCACCGTCGTCGCGGTGAATGCCGTCCTGGGGCGCTATCGGCTGCACGGATCCGTCGACGACGAGGGGGCCTCGCTCGCCTTCGCCAACGCGGCCACGTACAACGCACCCGAGAGGCTCAAGGCGCGGATTGCGACATTTCGGTCGCACGTGAGGCGCCAACTCGGCGTTGACCTTCCGCCGCGGCTGGTGTCGTTCAGTACCCAAAAACAGGAGTTCGTCCGGGACGTCTTTCGTGACGGGCGGTACCTGCGGCGCCTCTGGACGGGGCAGCAACAGTTTGCCGATCTTTGGCATGCGCTGCGCAGCTCGCCGGACTTCTCGCTCTTGCTGAAGTCCTGCATCGCCATCTGGGCCGTGCTCGTGATCGTTCTGCCTCGGGCGGCCGCGCTGCCGCTGGCTCGATACGTGACCAATCCAGCGTCCCGGTAA